Proteins encoded within one genomic window of Eleutherodactylus coqui strain aEleCoq1 chromosome 1, aEleCoq1.hap1, whole genome shotgun sequence:
- the LOC136592412 gene encoding zinc finger and SCAN domain-containing protein 2-like has product MQEPQELTSSPSEAFFTDTSATDGVGATRPETEPQRRRRKPAKTHRKLTTSSLERLSLNVGECSDSESDMYSSTEGSAAAVDDLSATKGRTALSIKPEACSVGEDSASPVPKSPAERALSSHKRNSAKAKPFLCTVCGKRFSQKSLLIQHHRNHTGERPYPCMECGKGFTSCSLLIRHHKIHTGEKPFACPDCGKRFSESSQLVRHQRTHTGERPYTCIECGKSFSESSKLVIHQRTHTGERPYSCSECGKSFSVRSHLITHKRTHTGERPYTCNECGKSFSESSKLVMHQRIHTGEKPYTCNACGKSFSQRSVLVTHQRIHTGEKPYTCPDCGKCFIDKVGCDRHRVTHSSEKPFQCLLCGKNFSRNSDYNKHQRTHTGEKPYACMQCGKNFSWSYQLVRHQRVHTGEKPYMCIECGRSFCWSYQLVTHQKTHSVENSYM; this is encoded by the exons ATGCAGGAGCCGCAGGAGCTGACCTCGAGCCCCTCAGAAGCCTTCTTCACCG ACACAAGTGCGACAGATGGAGTCGGCGCCACGCGTCCGGAGACCGAGCCACAGAGACGTCGCCGGAAACCAGCCAAAACCCATCGCAAACTGACAACCAGCTCCCTGGAAAGACTTTCCCTAAATGTAGGCGAATGTAGTGACTCTGAGAGCGACATGTACTCCAGCACCGAAGGGTCCGCGGCCGCTGTAGATGACCTGTCTGCCACCAAAGGGCGCACTGCCCTATCTATAAAACCAGAAGCGTGCAGCGTCGGCGAGGATTCTGCATCACCTGTGCCAAAGTCTCCGGCAGAGCGGGCACTGAGCTCCCACAAGAGGAATAGTGCCAAGGCGAAGCCTTTCCTGTGTACCGTGTGCGGAAAGAGGTTCAGCCAGAAGTCCTTACTCATCCAACATCACCGCAACCACACGGGAGAGCGGCCCTACCCCTGTATGGAGTGCGGGAAGGGCTTCACCTCCTGCTCGCTGCTCATCCGCCACCACAAGATACACACAGGAGAAAAACCCTTCGCCTGTCCTGATTGTGGAAAGCGATTCAGTGAAAGCTCGCAGCTCGTGCGCCACCAGCGGACTCACACCGGTGAGCGGCCCTACACCTGCATCGAGTGCGGCAAAAGCTTCAGCGAAAGCTCCAAGCTGGTCATTCACCAGAGGACGCACACAGGAGAGCGGCCCTACTCATGTAGTGAGTGCGGAAAGAGCTTCAGTGTCCGCTCGCATCTCATTACACACAAGCGAACGCACACCGGCGAGCGGCCGTATACCTGCAACGAGTGCGGCAAGAGCTTCAGCGAGAGCTCCAAGCTGGTCATGCATCAGAGGATACACACCGGAGAGAAACCCTACACGTGCAACGCGTGTGGCAAGAGCTTCAGCCAGCGATCGGTGCTGGTGACCCACCAGCGGATCCACACCGGAGAGAAGCCCTACACCTGCCCCGACTGTGGCAAGTGCTTCATCGATAAGGTGGGCTGTGACCGGCATCGTGTCACGCACAGCAGCGAGAAGCCTTTCCAGTGCCTGCTCTGCGGCAAGAACTTCAGCCGCAACTCGGATTATAATAAGCATCAGAGGACCCACACGGGGGAGAAGCCGTACGCCTGCATGCAGTGCGGCAAGAACTTCAGCTGGAGCTACCAGCTCGTACGCCACCAGCGGGTCCACACCGGGGAGAAGCCCTACATGTGCATCGAGTGTGGCCGCAGCTTTTGTTGGAGCTACCAACTAGTCACCCATCAAAAGACTCACTCTGTGGAGAATTCCTACATGTAA